CGAGCTGGAAACCCGGCTCGCCTTTCAGGATGACACCATCACGGCGCTCAATGATGTGGTGGTGGGGCAGCAGCGTGTGCTGGAGCGTCTGCAGTTGCAGATTGCCGCCCTGGCACGTCGTCAGGAGGAAATGGCCGGCCAGTTCGGCATCGCCGAGGATGAGGCGCCGCCACCGCATTACTGAATAAATGAAAAAGCCCGCGTTCTGCGGGCTTTTTCATGGGGAGGCGTTCAGCGCTGGCCGGGCAGGGCCACTACCACGTCTTCGGCCTGCAGGCCCTTGTCGCGCTGCATGACCGAGAACTCCACGCGCTGGCCTTCGACCAGGATGCGGTGGCCCTCGCCGCGGATGGCGCGGAAGTGCACGAAGATGTCATCGCCCTGGTCGCGGGAAATGAAGCCGAAGCCCTTGGACGTATTGAACCACTTCACCGTGCCGGTTTCGCGATTCTCGTCGAGTTCGCGGCGGGTGGTCTGGGGGCGCGCGCTGCGCTTGCCCAGGTTGATGGCCAGATGCAGCAGGACTGCGGTCAGCAGTATGGCGAGGCTCAGGGCGACCGCCGGCTGGTTGCCGATCTGTGCCAGCGGGGCGAGCAGGATCAGTGCCTGCAGTACGCTGGCAAATACCAGCAGGGCCGATACCAGGGCCTGCAGCTGGTTGCGCAGGCCGACATGGCGTACCGGCAGCAACGGAGCCAGGAGCAGGTTGGTCAGGCCGAACAGGGCCAGATAGAGCGCGTCGGGTTGTTGCAGGTAGGGCAGGGTTGCGCTGCGCAGGCTGGGCGCAAGGGACAGCAGCAGGGCGCCGCAGCCCGTGATCAGGTGAACGATCTTCAACATAGTCAAGAAACTCGCTTGTTCGAGATGGCTTATCGAGGAGCGGAGCCGGCGTGAACCCGATGAATGGATGCGACGGTCCGCCTATGCCGCCGTGGCGCGGCACAGGCAGTATTTAACCGCAAAGGGGATGGCCACTCAAATCAAGCGCTTAGCGCGGTTTCCGGGGTGGGTGGGTGGATCTGGTTGCGGCCATTGCGCTTGGCCTTGTAGAGCGCATCGTCGGCCCGGGTGACCAGGCTGTCGAAGGTGTCGCCCGGCTCGGCCAGGGCCAGGCCGAAGGATGCGGTGATGGTATCCAGTACCTTGTCGGTGCTGCGCACCTTGACCCGCAGTGCCTGGATTTTCTGGCGCAGCTGTTCAGCGAAGTCGCTGGCGGTGCCGATGTCGAAGCAGTCCTGGAGGATCACACAGAATTCCTCGCCGCCGTAGCGGGCGGCCACGCCGCGGGCGGGCAGCAGGTCGCGCAGCAGTTGGCCGACGTGCTGCAGTACTCTGTCCCCCAGGGGGTGGCCGTACTGGTCGTTGAACTGCTTGAAGTGGTCGATATCCAGCATCACCAGTGCCAGGCCCTTGGTGTCGCCAGCCAGTGCCTGTTCCAGCAGGCGGGTGAAGGCATGGCGGTTGAAGACGTGGGTCAGGCTGTCCAGGGTGGCGGCGGCCTGGGCGCGCTCCAGCTGGCTGCGCAGGTTCTGGATCTCCGACTGGGCGGCACGCAGGCGATAGAGGAACTGCTCCTGCTGATCCTGCATCTGCTGGG
This DNA window, taken from Pseudomonas alcaligenes, encodes the following:
- a CDS encoding SlyX family protein translates to MELEQRVIELETRLAFQDDTITALNDVVVGQQRVLERLQLQIAALARRQEEMAGQFGIAEDEAPPPHY
- a CDS encoding cold-shock protein, with the translated sequence MGKRSARPQTTRRELDENRETGTVKWFNTSKGFGFISRDQGDDIFVHFRAIRGEGHRILVEGQRVEFSVMQRDKGLQAEDVVVALPGQR
- a CDS encoding GGDEF domain-containing protein — encoded protein: MSQPPKAPSILEQYPEETREAADLLKQAVPHMVRHDIPPNPVHYALWYTYCQGREPELNRRLDKIVNDFISFPPETALKLFREYVIHGELEEARTGQQQVIELVDDIEHGVARSVSGSQHYQASLSQGLAALQEPIVDDLPGVLNELQLSTQQMQDQQEQFLYRLRAAQSEIQNLRSQLERAQAAATLDSLTHVFNRHAFTRLLEQALAGDTKGLALVMLDIDHFKQFNDQYGHPLGDRVLQHVGQLLRDLLPARGVAARYGGEEFCVILQDCFDIGTASDFAEQLRQKIQALRVKVRSTDKVLDTITASFGLALAEPGDTFDSLVTRADDALYKAKRNGRNQIHPPTPETALSA